One genomic window of Prosthecodimorpha staleyi includes the following:
- a CDS encoding transporter substrate-binding domain-containing protein, with protein MPSFMKSTVLGALMVSVVSACAVLASSASQAADGRLKEILDRGSVRVGVQGAFKPWSFPATDGSLQGIEVDLAKSVAEALGVKFEPVVITSANRIQMLQQGKIDLIIGGMYDTADRRKVIGIIEPSYWTSGPTLLAKKGVIKDWKDIADKPVCGKQGNAYNKMAETQLKTKLTAYAGNTEGKEALRSGKCVAWLYDDVSIMADLELPEWADYEMPVRTLYTNPWAAAVPLEEQNKGWGVFMTGMAYRWQAEGTLIDLAKKWNVKLDPWFAEQNHKLKWDTSYLAPKN; from the coding sequence ATGCCATCATTCATGAAATCAACGGTGCTTGGCGCGTTGATGGTCTCCGTCGTGAGCGCCTGTGCGGTCCTGGCGAGCAGCGCGTCGCAGGCGGCAGACGGGCGTCTCAAGGAAATCCTCGACCGCGGCTCTGTCAGGGTTGGCGTCCAGGGCGCCTTCAAGCCCTGGTCCTTCCCGGCAACGGACGGTTCGCTTCAGGGTATTGAGGTGGATCTCGCCAAGAGCGTCGCCGAGGCGCTCGGCGTGAAGTTCGAACCCGTCGTCATCACCTCCGCGAACCGCATTCAGATGCTGCAGCAGGGCAAGATCGACCTGATCATCGGCGGCATGTACGACACCGCTGATCGGCGGAAAGTCATCGGCATCATCGAGCCTTCCTATTGGACGTCTGGTCCGACTCTTCTGGCCAAGAAGGGCGTGATCAAGGATTGGAAGGACATTGCGGACAAGCCCGTGTGCGGCAAGCAGGGCAACGCCTACAACAAGATGGCGGAGACCCAACTCAAGACCAAGCTCACGGCTTACGCGGGCAATACTGAAGGCAAGGAAGCGCTGCGGAGCGGGAAGTGCGTCGCATGGCTGTATGACGACGTGAGCATCATGGCCGACCTCGAGCTGCCGGAGTGGGCCGATTATGAAATGCCCGTGCGCACCCTCTACACCAACCCCTGGGCTGCCGCCGTTCCGCTTGAGGAGCAGAACAAGGGCTGGGGCGTCTTCATGACCGGGATGGCCTATCGCTGGCAGGCCGAAGGTACTTTGATCGATCTCGCCAAGAAATGGAACGTCAAACTGGACCCCTGGTTTGCGGAGCAAAATCACAAGCTGAAGTGGGACACGTCCTATCTCGCGCCGAAAAACTGA
- a CDS encoding FAD-dependent oxidoreductase, with product MTRPAPITSRFDVAVIGGGINGTSAAREISAAGYRVLLVEKADLANGASSRSSRILHCGLRYFETRHPVRTFARSPGRFLGALKMAKAAMESREELAHLRPERCKPFTMCFPLYANDDIRGWHLDIGFALLKRLAPSGPPLDYRRIRDGIDQTLPFAADLRDRGELSSIATYREYMIDSPDRICVDNALEAERNGAELRLFTMATLRERSANGDWVVDLCDQSGCRQAIGAKVVLNLAGTWIDGILPAGRASNRPLVRGTKGAHIVVRLPERYRSFGIATLHRGGLPFYCLPLENDWFCFGPTETPFDDDADTTRTNGDDIDFLLGEANHLLPGLSLQRKDIAFTWAGVRPLTFDPDQPMGRRTREIHDLTDRGLPRVLALTAGPVQSHLSAARELRDAVAKILPLPQSALAVANQNTKPPSAMSGSGSDRREAYRKAVSEEHARDLRGILYTRTGRAWGHHVERDLVTHAALSVADLLGWSAEQVHAEVDAFLEHQKTCFPRGDAA from the coding sequence ATGACGAGGCCGGCACCCATCACGAGCCGTTTCGACGTTGCCGTCATCGGCGGCGGCATAAACGGAACAAGCGCGGCCCGCGAGATCTCGGCCGCCGGCTACCGGGTGCTGCTGGTGGAGAAGGCCGATCTCGCCAACGGTGCCTCGAGCCGTTCGTCGCGGATCCTGCATTGTGGACTGCGATACTTCGAAACCCGTCATCCCGTACGGACCTTTGCACGCTCGCCCGGGCGCTTTCTGGGCGCCCTGAAGATGGCGAAGGCGGCGATGGAATCGCGCGAGGAACTGGCGCACCTACGCCCCGAGCGCTGCAAGCCTTTCACGATGTGCTTTCCGCTCTACGCCAACGACGACATTCGCGGATGGCACCTCGATATTGGCTTCGCACTTCTCAAGCGCCTGGCACCCTCAGGTCCGCCGCTGGACTATCGCCGCATTCGAGACGGCATCGATCAGACGCTGCCCTTCGCCGCCGACCTGCGTGATCGGGGGGAATTGAGCTCAATCGCGACATACCGCGAATACATGATCGACTCGCCTGACCGGATCTGCGTCGACAATGCGCTCGAAGCGGAGCGCAACGGCGCCGAATTGCGGCTCTTCACGATGGCCACGCTTCGCGAGCGCAGCGCGAACGGAGACTGGGTCGTCGATCTTTGTGACCAATCGGGGTGCAGGCAAGCGATTGGTGCCAAAGTCGTCCTGAATCTGGCGGGCACATGGATCGATGGTATCCTGCCCGCAGGACGCGCCTCCAATCGTCCTCTCGTCAGAGGCACGAAGGGCGCCCATATCGTCGTGCGCCTGCCGGAGCGCTACAGGAGCTTCGGTATTGCCACGCTTCATCGCGGCGGCTTGCCGTTCTACTGCCTGCCCCTTGAGAACGATTGGTTCTGTTTCGGACCGACCGAGACCCCCTTCGACGATGATGCCGACACGACTCGCACCAACGGCGATGACATCGACTTCCTGCTCGGTGAAGCCAATCATCTGCTCCCGGGCTTGTCGCTCCAGCGCAAGGACATCGCGTTCACCTGGGCGGGCGTACGCCCCCTGACCTTCGATCCCGACCAACCGATGGGCCGTCGCACGCGTGAAATTCACGATCTGACCGACCGCGGCCTGCCGAGAGTGCTCGCCTTGACTGCGGGACCGGTGCAGAGCCACTTGAGCGCCGCCCGTGAACTGCGTGACGCGGTCGCCAAGATACTACCGCTTCCGCAATCGGCGCTCGCCGTCGCCAACCAAAACACCAAGCCCCCCTCCGCGATGTCGGGTTCCGGGTCTGACAGACGTGAGGCTTATCGCAAGGCGGTCAGCGAGGAGCATGCCCGAGACTTGCGCGGCATACTCTACACGCGGACCGGGCGCGCCTGGGGGCACCATGTCGAGCGCGATCTCGTTACGCATGCAGCTTTATCAGTAGCGGACCTTCTCGGCTGGAGCGCTGAACAGGTCCACGCGGAAGTCGACGCTTTCCTTGAGCATCAGAAGACCTGTTTTCCGCGAGGAGACGCGGCTTGA
- a CDS encoding pyrroline-5-carboxylate reductase family protein, whose protein sequence is MISRALTILIAGTGRLAAILAKAASRASASDTIAVVGRNREARDALIAEVPGLRTGELDWASRADLLILAVSPQAYPDVLAAFAPHLAPKTVIVSVTNGVALETLGQWTANPVVKAIPTTAQAVGCGAVPVVAGPAATPADIALVKGWFSRFSQPFDVNEADIRVASNVASSAIAVLALFARAFVSANAARTDTISPASLDIMIAESLIATGELLRQGHSYETIIHSTATPLGVTEALMRPLAEVAPEVCVRMVEAGFVRQSELQSDPKS, encoded by the coding sequence ATGATCTCACGTGCGCTGACCATCCTGATCGCCGGAACCGGGCGTTTGGCGGCAATCCTGGCGAAAGCGGCCAGCAGGGCATCGGCTTCCGACACGATTGCAGTCGTCGGGCGCAACCGAGAAGCGCGCGACGCTCTTATTGCTGAAGTGCCGGGCCTGCGGACTGGCGAGCTAGACTGGGCATCGCGCGCAGATCTACTGATCCTGGCGGTATCGCCACAAGCGTATCCAGACGTGCTCGCGGCATTTGCCCCCCATCTCGCACCCAAGACCGTCATCGTTTCGGTTACGAATGGCGTCGCCCTCGAGACGCTCGGACAATGGACAGCCAATCCGGTGGTCAAGGCCATCCCGACGACTGCTCAGGCGGTCGGTTGCGGCGCCGTGCCTGTGGTCGCCGGTCCGGCTGCGACCCCGGCTGACATCGCCCTGGTGAAGGGCTGGTTCTCGCGGTTCAGCCAGCCCTTCGACGTGAACGAGGCGGATATTCGGGTCGCATCGAACGTTGCGAGCTCCGCGATCGCTGTTCTGGCCCTTTTCGCCCGCGCATTCGTATCGGCGAATGCCGCGCGAACCGATACGATTTCTCCGGCTTCGCTCGACATAATGATCGCCGAGAGCCTGATCGCGACAGGTGAACTGCTGAGGCAGGGTCATAGCTACGAGACGATCATCCATTCGACCGCAACGCCACTTGGGGTGACCGAGGCCCTGATGCGCCCTCTCGCCGAAGTCGCGCCTGAAGTTTGCGTGCGCATGGTGGAGGCAGGATTCGTGCGGCAATCCGAGCTTCAATCCGATCCCAAGAGCTAG